Proteins from one Catenuloplanes atrovinosus genomic window:
- a CDS encoding amino acid ABC transporter permease gives MKLTRRRRQRLARTAGYLVFALIILAVVAAADWATLSEAFFRLDVARSMFPEAITVALRNTVLYTLLAFAFGLILGLVLALMRLSSVLPYRWFATAYIELFRGLPALLVLFMVGYGVPLAFPDREIPGGVYGSVTLGLGLTAAAYMAETLRAGIQAVPKGQLEAARTLGMSHTRAMISIILPQAFRIVIPPLTNEIILLTKDTSLVYVLGVTSTTIELTKFAGDALNTRVNPTPLVVAGLLYLLITLPLSQLVRALERRAARER, from the coding sequence ATGAAGCTCACCCGACGCCGGCGGCAACGGCTCGCCCGTACCGCCGGCTATCTCGTCTTCGCTCTGATCATCCTGGCCGTGGTGGCCGCCGCGGACTGGGCCACGCTGTCCGAGGCGTTCTTCCGGCTCGACGTCGCCCGGAGCATGTTCCCCGAGGCGATCACGGTCGCGCTGCGCAACACCGTCCTCTACACGCTGCTGGCGTTCGCGTTCGGGTTGATCCTGGGCCTGGTCCTGGCGCTCATGCGGCTGTCGTCGGTCCTGCCGTACCGCTGGTTCGCCACCGCCTACATCGAGCTGTTCCGCGGCCTGCCCGCGCTGCTGGTGCTGTTCATGGTCGGGTACGGCGTGCCGCTGGCCTTCCCGGACCGGGAGATCCCGGGCGGCGTCTACGGCTCCGTCACGCTCGGCCTCGGCCTGACCGCCGCGGCGTACATGGCGGAGACGCTGCGGGCCGGCATCCAGGCCGTGCCCAAGGGGCAGCTGGAGGCCGCGCGCACGCTCGGGATGTCGCACACCCGGGCGATGATCTCGATCATCCTGCCGCAGGCGTTCCGGATCGTCATCCCGCCGCTGACCAACGAGATCATCCTGCTGACCAAGGACACCTCGCTGGTGTACGTGCTCGGCGTGACCTCGACCACGATCGAGCTGACCAAGTTCGCCGGCGACGCGCTCAACACGCGCGTCAACCCGACGCCGCTGGTCGTGGCCGGCCTGCTCTACCTGCTGATCACGCTGCCGCTGTCGCAGCTGGTCCGTGCGCTGGAGCGCCGCGCCGCGAGGGAGAGGTGA